The Mobula birostris isolate sMobBir1 chromosome 11, sMobBir1.hap1, whole genome shotgun sequence genome has a segment encoding these proteins:
- the LOC140205394 gene encoding calcitonin gene-related peptide 1-like translates to MLTMRLPLSLILACAMVAAMDSDHYSLRSPGSPNLGKVLIRRVDGRYLPGLTQRQLPQPVAGYVQDHHNQRLRRLLPLHKQKRSCNTATCVTIRLANFLSRSGAMGSRSFIPTDVGAKAFGRKRRGVPM, encoded by the exons ATGCTGACGATGCGACTCCCCCTCTCGCTGATCCTGGCGTGCGCGATGGTGGCGGCAATGGATTCAGACCATTACTCCCTCAG ATCCCCGGGCAGCCCAAACCTGGGGAAGGTTCTCATTCGCCGTGTGGACGGACGTTATTTACCAGGACTGACGCAGAGGCAGCTGCCCCAGCCTGTGGCAGGCTACGTGCAGGATCATCATAACCAGAGACTGAGACG GCTCCTCCCGCTCCACAAGCAGAAGCGTTCCTGTAACACGGCAACGTGCGTGACCATCCGCCTGGCCAACTTCCTCAGCCGCTCCGGGGCAATGGGCAGCAGGAGCTTCATTCCCACCGACGTCGGGGCGAAAGCGTTTGGGAGGAAGCGTCGCGGCGTTCCAATGTAG